From the genome of Methylocystis echinoides:
GATCATGACGTCGATGCGCGGGCGGCCGAGCTTTTCCAATGGCACGAGCGCGGCGCCGGCGAGACGGCCATAGCCGTCGAAGCGCGGCTCGGCGCCGATGAGCGCAAGCGCCTGGGCGATCGGCCCGCCTTCGGATTTGAGATTGTCCGTGCCCCACAGCACCAATGCGATTGTTTCCGGCAGCGCCCCGCCGTCGTTCATGTGGCGCTCGAGGAGACGCGCGGCCTGGCGCGCGCCGTCGCGAACCGCGAAGGCGCTCGGAATATGGAAGGGATCGAAGCCGTGCAGATTGCGGCCCGTGGGCAACACGTCGGGCGTGCGCAGCACGTCGCCGCCGGGCGCCGGACGCACGAAGCGCGCGTCGAGAGCGCGCATGAGGCCGTCGAGCTCGTGATCTTCGCCGAGCAGCGCGTCGGCTCTCGCGAGCGCGGCCAGCGTCTCGCGGGTCGCGGGGTCGGACGACAGGCTTTCGGGCGCCGCGCCCTGAATCAGCGCGTCGATCATGTCGGCGTCGACGCCGGGTCCCGTCGCGGCCTCCGCCATGGCGCGCAGCATGTCGCGCCGCGCGTCCGGCGCGAGCGGCTCGCCGACGACATGCAGCCCATGCGGAATGAGCGCATATTCGATTTCGAGCACCGCTTCGCCCAGCTTGGCGATCTGTTCGGCGGCCGAGCCGCCCCAGAGCGGTTCGGCGGCCGCGAGATCGACGGCGGCGGCCTGCGCCTGAATGAGTTCGGCCAGCTCGCGCCGCTCCGTCGCCTCGGCCGGATCGAGCCCGCGCCAGCGGTCGATGGAGGATTTCAGCTCGACGAGGCCGCGATAGAGTCCGGCGCTGGCGACCGGCGGCGTCAAATAGCTGATCAGGGTCGCCGCCGACCGGCGCTTGGCGAGCGCGCCCTCCGATGGATTGTTCGAGGCGTAGAGATAGAAATTCGGCAGCGCGCCGATGAGCCGATCGGGCCAGCAGGCGCCGGACAGTCCCGTCTGCTTGCCCGGCATGAACTCCAGCGCGCCATGTGTGCCGAAATGCAGCACGGCGTCGGCGCCGAAATCTTCCTTCAGCCAGCGATAGAAGGCCGAGAAGGCGTGCGTCGGCGCGAATCCCTTCTCGAACAGCAGGCGCATCGGATCGCCCTCGTAGCCGAAGGCGGGCTGAACGCCGACGAAGACATTGCCGAAGCGCTCGCCATAGACATGGATCGACGCGCCGTCGCTTTGCTGCCGGCCGGGCGCCGGGCCCCATTGCGCCTCGATTTCCGCAAGCCAGCTTTCGCGGCGGACATGCTCGTCGGTCGTTACGCGGGCGTGGACATTGGCCTGCGCGCCGAAGCGTTGGGCGTTCCCCTCGACGATCGCCTTGCGCAGGGCCTCGACCGTGGCCGGCGGCTCGACGGCGTAGCCGCTGCGCTGCATTTCGTGCAGCACGCGGTGCAGCGACTCGAAGACGGAGAGATAGGCGGCCGTGCCGGTCGCCCCCGAATTCGGCGGGAAATTGAAGAGAACGATCGCGACCTTGCGCGCGGCGCGCGCCGTGCGCCGCAGCAGGGCGAGCTTTTCGACGCGCGCGGCCAGCATATCGGCGCGTTCGAGGCAGGCCTGCATGTCGCGGGCGTTGTCGCTTTCGGGAAAGACGCAGTTGCGCGCGCAGGCGGCGCAGGAGCCCGCGCCCTGCGGACGGCCGCCGAACACCATCGGGCCGGTCGCGCCGTCGAGTTCCGGGATCGACACCATCACCGTCGCTTCGACCGGCAACAGGCCGCGGTCGGACGCGCGCCAGTCCGTCATCGTCTGAAACTCGACCGGATGCGCGGCGATATAGGGCGCGTCGAGCCGCGCCAGCATCTCCTCGGCCGCTTTCGCGTCATTGTAGGCGGGGCCGCCCACGAGAGAGAAGCCGATCAGCGAGACGAGCGCGTCGATGACCGGGCGCCCGTCGCGCATGAAATATTTTTCGATCGCCGGCCGCGCGTCGAGGCCGGTGGCGTAAGCCGGAATCACCCTGAGGCCGCGCGCCTCCATGGCGGCGATCACGCCGTCGTAATGGCGGGCGTTGTCGGCGAGCACATAGGACCGCAGCACGAGAAGGCCGACCGTCGCCTTGCCGCCGCCCGGCGGCGTCGGCAATTGGTCGACGCTGTCGCAGACATGGCCGGGCGCGCCGGGATGATAAAGGCCGGTTTCAGGGTATTCGACGGGCGCCGCCGGATCGAGCTTGCCGCGCAACCCGCGCCGCGGACCGTCGGCGTAACGGTCGACGAGAAAGCGCACCAGATTGGCCATGTTCTCGTCGGAGCCTGCGAGCCAGTATTGCAGCGTGAGAAAATAGGCGCGCACGTCCTGCGCGGTTCCTGGAATGAACCGCAGGATCTTCGGCAGCCGCCGCAGCATCTTCATCTGCTTGGCGCCGGCCGCCTCGGCCTTGCCCTTCTTGCCGCGCAGGCGCTTGAGCAATGACATCAGGCCCGACGCGGGCGCGCTCATGTCGAAACGACCCATGCGGGTGAGCTTGGCGACCTCGCCCGCCGACATGATGGTCACCATCGCGTCGCACTGCTCGCGCCGCGCCGTGAGCGCCGCGAGCAAGGGCTTGAAATGCTCTTCGAGGAAGAGCATGGCGTTGACGATGACGTCGCCTTCGGCGATCGCCGCGCGGCACGCCTCGAGCGCCTTGGGACTGGCGGTGAATTCCGACGCCGCGTGAACGCTGAGCGAAAGGCCAGGGATGTCTTGCGCGAGTTTGCGACGGGCGCGCTCCACCGCCGTGGCCACATGCGTGTCCATGGTCACGATAACGACCTTCACGGCCGCCGACTCAGCGTGCGAAATACGCTTTGGCGTCATAGAGCGTCTCGACGGTGATGGTTTCGAGGCCGCGCTCGGCGGCGAATTTCTCCGTATTGCGGCGCGCCTTGCCACGCACGAAGAACGGCACTTTCCTGAGTTCCTTTTCGGCGTCCTCCGCCCAGACGACGACGATGTCGCTTGCGACCGGCGCGGCGGGCGGCGGCGTCTGCTTTCCGCCGAGATGCGACGGCGCGGCGCCGTCGTGAAATTCCGCGTCGTCGCGGAACATGGCGAGAAGGTGCTCTTCGAGGCCCATCATCAGCGGATGGACCCATGAGTCGAAGATCACATTCGCGCCCTCGAAGCCCATCTGCGGCGAGTAGCGCGCCGGGAAGTCCTGCACATGCGCCGGCGCCGACATCACGGCGCAAGGAACGCCGAGGCGCTTGGCGATATGGCGCTCCATCTGCGTGCCGAGAACGAGTTCCGGCTGCAGCTCCATAACCTTCGCTTCGACTTCCAGATAATCGTCGGTGACGAGCGCCTCGACGCCATAGCGCGCCGCCGCCTCGCGCACGTCGCGGGCGAATTCCCGGGAATAGGAGCCGAGCCCGACGACGGTGAAGCCGAGTTCGTCGCGCGCGATGCGCGCGGCGGCGATGGCGTGGGTCGCGTCGCCGAAGATGAAGACGCGCTTGCCGGTCAGATAGGTCGAATCGACCGAACGCGCATACCAGGGCAGGCGCGAGGGCTCGACCTGCGACGCCGCCTCGGGATCGATTTCCGCGAGACGCGCGACCTCCGCGATGAAGTCGCGCGTCGCGCCGACGCCGATCGGAACGACGCGGGTAAAGGGCTGGCCATGCGTCCGCTCCAGCCATTGCGCCGCCGTGAGCGCAATCTCCGGATAGAGCAGGACGTTGAAATCGGCGTCGCCCAATCGCGTCAGATCTTTCGGGCTCGCGCCGAGCGGCGCGACGACATTGACCTCGACCCCGAGCGTGGCGAGCAGCGTTTCCATTTCGCGCACGTCGTCGCGGCAGCGGAAGCCGAGCGCCGTCGGGCCGAGAATGTTGCAGCTTCGGCGCGCGCGACGCGACCGCTCGCGGCGCGGACCGGCCAGCGCGCGCACCAGCCGATAGAAGGTTTCCGCCGCGCCCCAGTTTTCTTTCTTTTGATAGGCCGGCAAGTCGAGTGGAATCACGGGGCAGGGGAGCGCGAGCGCCTTGGCGAGACCGCCGGGGTCGTCCTGCAGCAGCTCGGCCGTGCAGGAGGCCCCGACGATCATCGCCTCCGGGGAGAAACGCTCATAGGCTTCGCGCGCGGCGCTCTTGAACAACTCGGCGGTGTCCGACCCGAGGTCGCGCGCCTGAAACGTCGTATAGGTCACCGGCGGCCGGGAGCCGCGCCGCTCGATCATGGTGAAGAGCAGATCGGCGTAAGTGTCGCCCTGCGGCGCATGCAGCACATAATGCAATCCGCGCATGGCGGTCGCGACGCGCATCGCGCCGATATGGGGCGGGCCTTCATAGGTCCAGAGCGTGAGCTGCATGGCCTAGACCTCCAGCCGCGCGCGGCGGTTCAGCGGCCGCGCGAAAAGCTCGGCCAGATCGCCGGCCTGATCGAAACCCTGGATCGGCGAGAACAGGAGTTCGATCGACCATTTCGTCGTGAAGCCTTCCGCCTCCAGCGGATTGGCGAGGCCAAGCCCGCAAAGGACGAGATCGGGGCGCGCGGCGCGGCAGCGGTCGAGCTGCTGTTCGACATGCTGCCCCTCGACGATCGGCGCGCCCGGCGGCAGCAGCTCGAGTTCGCTCGCCATATGGCGGCGATGCAGATAGGGCGTGCCGATCTCGACGATCTCCATGCCCATTTCGCGCGACAGAAAACGCGCCAGCGCCGGTTCGAGCTGCGAGTCGGGGAAGAGGAAGATGCGCTTGCCGGCGAGCGTATCGCGATAGTGGCGCATGGCGCGCTCGGCGCGGGCGCGCGCGGGCGCGACGACGGCGTCGAAGCGCTCTTCCGTCACGCCGAAAGCCACGGCCGCTGCGCGCAGCCACAGCGTCGCGCCTTCGACGCCGAGCGGGAACGGCGCGTCGATCCGGCGGGCGCCGCGCTCTTCGAGCGCATGCGCCGTGTCGGCGAGATAGGGCTGGGCGAGAAGAATCGACGTGTTGGGGCCGACCGGGGGCAGATCGGCGGCGCGCCGCATGGGGAGGAAGCGCACGGGCGCGACGCCCAACGCGTCGAAAAGGCGGGCAAATTGGTCTTCGACAACGTCTGCGAGCGCGCCGACGACGAGAAGCGACGGCGGCGCATGCGGCGCCTCCTGAGGCAGCGTCGGAACGAGCGCGGCGAGGCAGGCGTCTTCGCCCTGCGTGAAGGTCGTCTCTATGCCGCTGCCGGAGTAACTCAGGACGCGCACGCGCGGCGCATGTTTCTTCGACTGACGCGCGGCGGCGCGCGAGAGATCGATCTTGATGACCTCGGAGGGACAGGAGCCGACGAGAAACAAAAGCTCGATGTCGGGACGGCGCACGAGAAGCCGGTCGACGGCGGCGTCGAGTTCGTCGTCGATATCGGCGACGCCGGCGAGGTCGCGGTCTTCGAGAATCGCCGTGGCGAAGCGCGGCTCGGCGAAGATCATGACGCCGGCGGCCGACTGGATGAGGTGCGCGCAGGTGCGCGAGCCGACGACGAGAAAGAACGCGCCCTGAATCTTGCGGTGCAGCCAGACGATGCCGGTCAGGCCGCAGAACACCTCGCGCTGACCGCGCTCCTGAACGATCGGCCGCGCCTCGCAGCCGGCGGCGCCCATCGCGGGAAGCGGTGAGAGCGCGTTCATGGCGCGCACTCCAGCCGCGTCTCGACGCGCGCCGCCATGTCGAGCCGCGCGGCGCGCAGCTTCAAGAGGAATTGCGTGGCGTTGACGACATAGGTCGCATAGGCGGCGAGCGCGAGCAGCATCAGACCGCGCGGCTCGAGCCAGCCGAAGGCGAGCGCCGCGAGATAGGCCGTGTGCAGCGCCAGCACCAGCATGCTGAACACGTCTTCCCAGAAGAAGGCCGGCGCGAACAGATAGCGGCCGAAGACGGCCTTCTCCCAGATCGAGCCGGTGATCATGATGGCGTAGAGCGCGATCGTCTTGACGACCACGGACAGGGTCGCCGCGCTTTCGCCCGCGCCGGTCAAGAGGAAGCGGATCACGAGGACGAGGCTGACGAGGAAAATGACGAATTGCGCGGGGGCGAGGACGGCCTGCACGAGGGTCCAGACCGTCTCGTCGCGACGGCGGCGCTCGTCGGCCGTGTAAAGCGGTTTGGACTGTGGCGGCCGGTTAGTGCTCATGCCGTTTCCTCGCCCCGCCTCGTTCTTCGAGGAGCGTTCCTGGCGCGCGCGGCGCAACCAGGTCGACCCAGGGACAAAGCCTAAAGCGCCTCGGCGGAATGTGTCAACTAAAATTGACGTTCAGTATTTATGACATTTTCCCTGGGATGCGCTATCCTGTCGCAGCGGAACGTTGCTCCGCCCCGGCCATCCTCTTGAAAAAAGGCTGGGCAAAGCCGCCTAAGGCGCACCGCAAATCTTTGATCGGCCAAGCGAGAGTCGGATATGATGGGCGCGGCGATAGGTTGTATCTTGCGGTCACCGGCGCGAAAGACGCCGTTTCCGACCCTGCGGGCTTTCCTCTGGCCAAGATGTTGCTTTGGCTCCATCCGAAAAGGGGATGACGTGAGGTCTGGCTGCTCCTGCAAACATGCGATGACACGCCGTCCTGTCGACAGAAGCGTTCAGAAAAAGAGATCAGGGTTGTGAGCGACGCTGCGACTCCCGCCGTGCCGATCGGCTTTTCCGCCGCCGATGCGCGTCTGAGCGGGCTGGCCGCGGAAAACGTCGGCGCGCTCCTCGCCGCCGCCAGCGACGTGACGCTCGTTCTGGACTCAAAGGGCGTCATTGTCGACGCCGCGATCGGCGCGAATGGTTCTCCCCTGGCGAAGGACTGGATCGGCAAGCCGTGGATCGAGACGGTGACGGTGGAAAGCCGCCCGAAAGTCGAGGCCCTGCTGCGCGACGCGTTGAAGGGCGCCGCGCCGCGCTGGCGACAGGTCAATCACCCGTCGCCCGACACCGCCGCCGATCTGCCGATGAATTACGCGGCGACGCGGAGCCATCCGGGCGGCCCGCTCGTCGCCTTCGGCCGCGATTTGCGCGCGCTCGCGACGCTGCAGCAGCGGGTCGCCGAATCGCAGCAGGAAATGGAGCGCGAATACGCCCGCATTCGAAGCGCCGAAAAGCGCTACCGGCTGCTGTTCCAACTCGCCGCCGAGGCCATTCTCATCCTCGACGCCTCGACGCATCGCATCGTCGAGGCCAATCCCGCCGCCCTGGCGCTGCTCGGCAAGCCTGTCAAGAAACTCGTCGGCGGCTCATTTACCGATTTGTTCGATGACGCGAGCCGCCGCGTCGCCCAGTCTTTCGTGGCGGCGCTTCTCGTCGCCCCGCGCGTCGACAATGTGCACGCCGCCCTCGCGGAGAGCCATGAGGCGCTGCTGCTGTCGGGCGCCTTGTTCCGCCAGGAGGGCGCCAACGCCATTCTCGTCGCGCTGTCGCGGATCCACGGCGGCGCGGCGCTCTCGATCGAAAAGGCGGGCGCGCTGCTCGTGCTCGAGCGCATGCCCGACGCTTTTGCGCTGACAGACAAGGACCGACGTATTTTGATGGCGAACGCCGCTTTCGTCGACCTCGCGCAGGTCGCGTCCGAGGAGAGAGTGCGCGGCGAGCCGATCGAGAAATGGATCGGCCGCCCGGGCCTCGAGGTCGACGTCCTCTTCGCCAATCTGCAGACCCATGGCGTTTTGCGCAATTTCTCCACAGTGGCGCGCGGCGAGCATGGAACGACCGAAGACGTGGAAGTTTCGGCCGTCGACGTCTCTGACGGCGCGCGGCGCTGTCTCGGCTTTTGCATCCGCACCGCCGCTTGGCGACCCGGGCGAGAGCGGCTCGGCGGGCGCGAACTGCCGCGCACCGCCGAGCAATTCGTCGATCTCGTCGGGCGCGTGTCGCTCAAGAATCTGGTGCGCGAGACCACGGATCTGATCGAGCGGCTCTGTATAGAGGCGGCGTTGGACCTGACCAAAGACAACCGCGCCTCGGCGGCAGAAATGCTTGGCCTGAGCCGCCAGGCCTTTTACGTCAAGTTGCGGCGCTACGGGCTGGGCGACCTCGACGACGCGACCGGCGGCGTGGATTGACGTCGCACCCCAAGCAGCCGGTGGCGCGATCGTTGTGTAAAGGTAGATTGACAGAAAAGAGTGTCAAGCATACTCTCCACGCATGGAGACCCCGAAGCCAGCAGCCGTTCTCGAGCTTTTGAAGCCGATTACCTGGTTTGCGCCGATGTGGGCGTTCGCCTGCGGCATCGTTTCCTCGGGCGTCTCTCCGTTCTCCCGATGGTCGTTCATCGTGGCGGGCGTCATGCTCGCCGGACCGCTCGTCTGCGCGACGAGCCAGGCGGTGAACGATTGGTACGATCGCGACGTCGACGCCATCAATGAACCGAACCGGCCGATCCCCTCCGGCCGCGTTCCCGGCCGCTGGGGCTTCTATATCGCCTGCGTCTGGACGCTGCTCTCGCTTGTCGTCGCGGCGACGCTCGGACAGTGGGTGTTCGCGGCCGCTGTGGTGGGGCTGTTTCTGGCCTGGGTCTACAGCGCCCCGCCGCTGCGCCTGAAACAGAACGGCTGGTGGGGAAATTCCGCCGTTGCGCTTTGCTACGAGGGGTTGCCCTGGTTCACGGGCGCAGCGGTCATGGCGGCGTCGCTTCCCGACTGGCGCGTGATCGCGCTCGCTCTGCTCTACAGCATCGGGGCGCATGGCATCATGACGCTCAACGACTTCAAGTCGGTCGACGGGGATGCGCGCATGGGCGTCGCGTCGCTCCCTGTTCAACTCGGCGTCAATGAAGCGGCGCGTTTCGCCTGCGTCGTAATGGCGGCGCCTCAGCTTGTGGTGATCGCCCTGCTCGTTTCATGGGGGCGGCCGCTGCACGCCGCCGGCGTCGCTGCGCTTCTTCTCGGCCAGTTTGTGCTGATGCGCCGCCTTCTCAGCGATCCGCGGGCGCAGGCGCCCTTCTACAACGCAACCGGCACGACGCTTTACGTGCTCGGCATGCTGCTGTCCGCATTCGCCCTGCGCATGTGAACGGACGCACTGGAAGAGGGAGGCAAAGGATGAACGCAGCGCCGCTCGGCTGGGCCGGCATCGTCCGGCTGGGGCTCGTCCAGACCGCGCTCGGGGCGATCGTCGTGCTGATGACCTCGACCATCAATCGCGTCATGGTCGTGGAGCTGGCCTTGCCCGCCTTCGTTCCGGGCCTGCTCGTCGCCTCGCATTACGCCATCCAGATCCTGCGGCCGGCCTGGGGTTACGGCGCGGACGTCGGCGGCCGACGCACGCCCTGGATCATCGGCGGCGTCGCCACGCTGGCGTTCGGCGGCGTCGGCGCGGCGCTCGGCGCGGCGCTCACGGCGACCCATCTCGTCGCGGGCCTTGCGCTCTCGGCCATTGCGTTTCTCCTTGTCGGCGTCGGCGCCGGCGCGGCGGGAACCTCGACGCTCGCCATGCTGGCGACGCGCGTCGCGCCGGCGCGCCGCGCCGCCGCAGCGACGACCGTCTGGGTGATGATGATCCTCGGCTTCGCCGTCAGCGCGCCGCTCGCCGGGCATTTCCTCGATCCCTTCTCACAGCAACGACTGATCATCGTGACGTCGGTCGTCTGCGCGATCGCTTTTCTCGTTGCGACGCTCGCCGTAATCGGACTCGAAACCGAGGCGCCGGCGCCCGCCGCGGCGCATAGAAAGCCGCCGTTCCGCGAGGCCTTCGCGCAAGTGTGGCGCGAGCCGGCGGCGCGCCAGTTCACGATCTTCATTTTCGTCTCGATGCTCGCTTACAGCATGCAGGAATTGCTGGTCGAACCTTTCGCTGGCGTGGTTTTCGGCATGACGCCGGGCGCGACCACCAAGCTCGCCGGCCTTCAGCATGGCGGCGTGCTGCTCGGCATGGTCGGCGTCGCCCTTGCGGCGACGGCGATCGGCGGGCCGCGCCTGGGCTCGCTGCGGATGTGGACGGTCGGCGGCTGCCTCGCGTCGGGCGCCGCGCTCGTCGCCGTCGCCGCGAGCGGCTATGCGGGCCTTGCGCTCGCGCTGCGCGCGTCCGTCTTCGCCCTTGGCGTCGCCAACGGCGCCTTCGCCGTCGCGGCGATCGGCTCGATGATGGGGCTCGCCGGCTCCGGCGCCCAGGCGCGGGAAGGCACCCGCATGGGCCTGTGGGGCGCCGCGCAGGCCATCGCCTTCGGTTGCGGCGGCGTCTTTGCGACGATCCTCGTCGACCTCGCCAAGCTCGCGGTCGGCGCGCCGCTGACGGCCTACGCCATCGTTTTTGTCGCGGAAGCTGCGTTGTTTGTCGTTTCGGCGGTTCTCGCGGGCGGCGTCGCCCGCCCGCAGGCGGCGCGCGGCGCCGTCGGCCTGCCGGCACAAGCCGCGACGGCGAAATCTTGAGGGGAGCGCGCGATGACGCAGGAGCCAGTCTTCGATGTGGCGGTTGTCGGCGGCGGCCCGGCGGGCGCAACGGCCGCGCATGATCTCGCGCGGCGCGGCCGAAGCGTCGCGCTGATCGACAAGGCCGGACGAATCAAGCCTTGCGGCGGCGCCATTCCGCCGCGTCTGATCCGCGACTTCAACGTGCCCGATCGATTGTTGAAGGCGCGCGTCACGTCGGCGCGCATGATCTCGCCCAAAGGCGTCGCCGTCGACATGCCCATCAAGGGCGGCTTCGTCGGCATGGTCGACCGCTGCGAATTCGACGAATGGCTGCGCGAACGCGCCGCCGCTTCGGGCGCGGTGCGCGTCACGGGCGATTACGAAAGCATTGCCCGCGACGAGGCAGGCGTCGCGCAGCTGCGCTACCGCGTGAAGGGCGAAGCCGAGCCGCGGACGCTGCGCGCGCGCCTCGTCATCGGCGCCGATGGCGCGCTGTCGCAAGTTGGCCGGCAGGAAGTGCCGGGCGCCGACAAGACGCGCTTCGTCTTCGCCTATCACGAGGTCGTCGCCACACCGCCGGCCGGCGATCCCGACCGCTGCGAAATCCATTATCGCGGGGCCTTGTCGCCCGATTTCTACGCGTGGATTTTCCCGCATGGCGACACGATGAGCGTCGGCTCCGGAAGCGCCAATAAAGGATTCTCGCTCAAAACGTCCGTGCGCGAGCTGCGGGACGTCACGGGGCTCGCTGCGACCGCGACCATGCGGCGCGAAGGCGCGCCCATTCCGCTGAAGCCGCTCAAGCGCTGGGACAATGGCCGCGACGTGGTTCTTGCGGGGGACGCCGCCGGCGTCGTCGCGCCCGCCTCCGGCGAGGGCATTTATTACGCCATGCTCGGCGGACGTCTCGCGGCCGACGCCGCGGACGACTGTTTGCGCACCGGCGACGCAAGAGCGCTGGCGACGGCGCGAAAACGCTTCATGAAGGCGCATGGCCGCGTCTTCTTCATTCTCGGGATCATGCAGTATTTCTGGTATCGCAACGACCGGCTGCGCGAAGCCTTCGTCAGCATGTGCAAGGACCCGGACGTCCAGCGGCTCACCTGGGAGGCCTATATGAACAAGGAGCTGGTGCGCCGCGATCCGATGGCGCATGTGCGCATCTTCTTCAAGGATCTCGCCCATCTGCTCAGGCTGGCGTCGCCATGACGACTTGGGCCGCGGATCGGTGGACGCTCGTGGCGGTCGCGACAGCCATCGTCGGACTGGTCGCCGTGCTCGGCGGTCTCGCGACCGAAGTCGGCGCGTGGTACGAGAGCCTGCGCTTTCCCTCCTGGCGGCCGCCCAACTGGATTTTCGCGCCGGCCTGGACTTTGATTTTCCTTCTGACCGCGACGAGCGGCGTGCTCGCCTTCGAACAGGCGCCCGATGATCGCGCGCGGGCGCTGCTGCTCGCGCTCTTCCTCGTCAACGCCGTGCTCAATGTCGCCTGGAGCCCGCTGTTTTTCAAACTGCGGCGGCCCGATTGGGCGCTCGTCGAACTCGTCTTTCTGTGGCTGTCGATCGCGGCGCTCATCGTCGCGGTCGGCGCGATCTCGACCGTCGCCGGCGCGCTGCTCGCGCCCTATCTCGCCTGGGTCAGCTTCGCAGGCTTTCTCAACTGGAAAATGGTGCAGCTCAACAAGCCATTCGCCACACACTGGCCGCGCGCCGGTCGCGGGACGGGAGGCGCCGCGTGAGTTTCGTCGTCGATCCCCGCTTCATCGACGCCATTCTCGCGCTTGTGGCGTTGGAGGCCGTCGGCGTCCTCGGCCTTCGCTGGTCGCGAGTCAGCGGCCCCGAGCCGCTCGGCTTCCTCTGCACGCTCTCCGCTGGCGCGTTCTTGCTGCTCGCTTTGCGCAACGCGCTCGCCGGCGCGTCGACCTTCGCCATCGCCGCGAGCCTCGTTCTCGCGCTGGCGTCGCATCTGGCCGATTTATGGCTGCGCTGGCGATCCTCTTCGGAGACTGCTGCTCAATCGACGATCGGGAAGCAGACGGCGATCGCCCAGGCGAGGCCAAAAGCCGCGCCGAGCGCGCCGGGGAGGGGGTCGCGCGTGCGGGCGTAAACCCAGTGGCCGACGAGACCATAGACGGCCAGCAGAATGACGACGACAACGGAGATGATGACGAGGAAAAACAGCCGGCGCGGGTTGAGCGCGACGGCGAGCGCGAGCGATGCGACGAAACAGAATTTGCTGAACGCATAGCCGCCGCGCGCCGCGCCTTGGCCCCGCGTAAGCCACTCGTCGGCGAGAAAATACGCGGCGCAGCCGGCGAAGATGACGGGAAGCAGCGTCAGCCGGCGCATCGTCGGCGCAAAGGACACGACATAGGCGTCGAGCGGGACGCCCAAGGCCAGCGTGTAATAGGCGGCCACTGCAATGCTGCAAGCGACTGCGGGCCATAGCCGCGCCGGCGCGACCGGCAACGAGACGCGCGTCGCCCATATGCCGGCGGCGGTCAGCAATCCGTAAAGTCCAAGATGAGCGGTGAGATAATCGCCAAGCAGAATGGGCATGAAATCAGTTGGCGCTTTCCACAGCAGCAGGGGCGTCAGCAGCGCCGGCGCAATCGCCCGCGGCGCGAGCCGGCGCCAGGGAAGGGCCGCGCCGAGCGGTGCCGGCGCCAAGGCGGGCAGCAGGG
Proteins encoded in this window:
- a CDS encoding magnesium chelatase subunit H, with product MTPKRISHAESAAVKVVIVTMDTHVATAVERARRKLAQDIPGLSLSVHAASEFTASPKALEACRAAIAEGDVIVNAMLFLEEHFKPLLAALTARREQCDAMVTIMSAGEVAKLTRMGRFDMSAPASGLMSLLKRLRGKKGKAEAAGAKQMKMLRRLPKILRFIPGTAQDVRAYFLTLQYWLAGSDENMANLVRFLVDRYADGPRRGLRGKLDPAAPVEYPETGLYHPGAPGHVCDSVDQLPTPPGGGKATVGLLVLRSYVLADNARHYDGVIAAMEARGLRVIPAYATGLDARPAIEKYFMRDGRPVIDALVSLIGFSLVGGPAYNDAKAAEEMLARLDAPYIAAHPVEFQTMTDWRASDRGLLPVEATVMVSIPELDGATGPMVFGGRPQGAGSCAACARNCVFPESDNARDMQACLERADMLAARVEKLALLRRTARAARKVAIVLFNFPPNSGATGTAAYLSVFESLHRVLHEMQRSGYAVEPPATVEALRKAIVEGNAQRFGAQANVHARVTTDEHVRRESWLAEIEAQWGPAPGRQQSDGASIHVYGERFGNVFVGVQPAFGYEGDPMRLLFEKGFAPTHAFSAFYRWLKEDFGADAVLHFGTHGALEFMPGKQTGLSGACWPDRLIGALPNFYLYASNNPSEGALAKRRSAATLISYLTPPVASAGLYRGLVELKSSIDRWRGLDPAEATERRELAELIQAQAAAVDLAAAEPLWGGSAAEQIAKLGEAVLEIEYALIPHGLHVVGEPLAPDARRDMLRAMAEAATGPGVDADMIDALIQGAAPESLSSDPATRETLAALARADALLGEDHELDGLMRALDARFVRPAPGGDVLRTPDVLPTGRNLHGFDPFHIPSAFAVRDGARQAARLLERHMNDGGALPETIALVLWGTDNLKSEGGPIAQALALIGAEPRFDGYGRLAGAALVPLEKLGRPRIDVMISLSGIFRDLLPLQIRLLAEACLLAASADEPVDCNFVRKHALAFIAAHGGDMETAALRVFGNADGAYGANVNAMIDGGAWEDEDQLAEAYMRRKGFAFGVAGRPMRQNDVLESVLAGVDLAYQNLDSVELGVTTIDHYFDTLGGVSRAVKRARGETTPVYIGDQTTSDGVVRTLNEQVALETRTRALNPKWYESMLKHGYEGVRHIETHVTNTMGWSATTGQVEPWVYQRLTETYVLDADMRQRLADLNPTSSARIANRLIEAHERHYWTPDKETLAALQQASDELEDRLEGVEIAA
- the bchB gene encoding ferredoxin:protochlorophyllide reductase (ATP-dependent) subunit B encodes the protein MQLTLWTYEGPPHIGAMRVATAMRGLHYVLHAPQGDTYADLLFTMIERRGSRPPVTYTTFQARDLGSDTAELFKSAAREAYERFSPEAMIVGASCTAELLQDDPGGLAKALALPCPVIPLDLPAYQKKENWGAAETFYRLVRALAGPRRERSRRARRSCNILGPTALGFRCRDDVREMETLLATLGVEVNVVAPLGASPKDLTRLGDADFNVLLYPEIALTAAQWLERTHGQPFTRVVPIGVGATRDFIAEVARLAEIDPEAASQVEPSRLPWYARSVDSTYLTGKRVFIFGDATHAIAAARIARDELGFTVVGLGSYSREFARDVREAAARYGVEALVTDDYLEVEAKVMELQPELVLGTQMERHIAKRLGVPCAVMSAPAHVQDFPARYSPQMGFEGANVIFDSWVHPLMMGLEEHLLAMFRDDAEFHDGAAPSHLGGKQTPPPAAPVASDIVVVWAEDAEKELRKVPFFVRGKARRNTEKFAAERGLETITVETLYDAKAYFAR
- a CDS encoding ferredoxin:protochlorophyllide reductase (ATP-dependent) subunit N is translated as MNALSPLPAMGAAGCEARPIVQERGQREVFCGLTGIVWLHRKIQGAFFLVVGSRTCAHLIQSAAGVMIFAEPRFATAILEDRDLAGVADIDDELDAAVDRLLVRRPDIELLFLVGSCPSEVIKIDLSRAAARQSKKHAPRVRVLSYSGSGIETTFTQGEDACLAALVPTLPQEAPHAPPSLLVVGALADVVEDQFARLFDALGVAPVRFLPMRRAADLPPVGPNTSILLAQPYLADTAHALEERGARRIDAPFPLGVEGATLWLRAAAVAFGVTEERFDAVVAPARARAERAMRHYRDTLAGKRIFLFPDSQLEPALARFLSREMGMEIVEIGTPYLHRRHMASELELLPPGAPIVEGQHVEQQLDRCRAARPDLVLCGLGLANPLEAEGFTTKWSIELLFSPIQGFDQAGDLAELFARPLNRRARLEV
- the bchF gene encoding 2-vinyl bacteriochlorophyllide hydratase; its protein translation is MSTNRPPQSKPLYTADERRRRDETVWTLVQAVLAPAQFVIFLVSLVLVIRFLLTGAGESAATLSVVVKTIALYAIMITGSIWEKAVFGRYLFAPAFFWEDVFSMLVLALHTAYLAALAFGWLEPRGLMLLALAAYATYVVNATQFLLKLRAARLDMAARVETRLECAP